The following proteins are encoded in a genomic region of Brachypodium distachyon strain Bd21 chromosome 1, Brachypodium_distachyon_v3.0, whole genome shotgun sequence:
- the LOC100825382 gene encoding G-type lectin S-receptor-like serine/threonine-protein kinase At2g19130: protein MHIYILLSPINPSILLFSMAPIYTLALLGALLLLLQTPPCSSATTANGDTLTAGQALTVGDNLVSKNGKFALGFFQFQAASSNVSKSKNTTTSPNWYLGIWFNKIPVFTTVWVANREKPITDPKSNSTHLTISRDGNLVILHHAVVIWSTKIVVTNRTARTNRTNTTSVVLMNSANLALTESPSSSDAPLWQSFDYPTDVVLPGAKFGWNKLTGLNRRGISKKSLIDPGLGSYSVELETSGNGIILKRRKPSVMYRNYAPESSSILKLMPRIIKLLQLDPLSKALILPQYHNDTEEEYYMYTSPDESSSTFLSLDVSGQIKLNIWSQDKQSWQPILADPIDVCTPAATCGPFTVCNGNAQPPCDCMGSFSKKSPWDWQLEDRTEGCIRNTPLNCTNNKNTTSSTDTFHPIARVTLPYDPQSIDAAATQSKCEEACLGSCSCTAYSYNNSICSVWHGKLLGVSLNDGVEINSEDILYLRLAAKDLPTSLQKDKRKPNVGVVTAASITSFGLLMLMLLLVIWRNKLWCCGSPLHGNQGTSGIIAFRYTDLAHATKNFSEKLGGGGFGSVYKGVLSDSTTVIAVKRLDGTRQGEKQFRAEVSSIGLIQHINLVKLIGFCCEGGNRLLVYEHMKNGSLDAHIFKSNADVLNWNIRYQIVIGVARGLSYLHQSCRECIIHCDIKPENILLDASFFPKVGDFGMAAFVGRNFSRVLTTFRGTIGYLAPEWLSGVAVTPKVDVYSFGMVMLEIISGRRNSPEAYSGSGDHVEYFPVRAISILHGGNVQGLVDPQLHGQFDLEQAELVAKVALWCIQDNEFNRPTMSEVVLVLEGLQEIDMPPMPRLLAAITERPGSALM, encoded by the coding sequence atgcatatatacatcctCCTTTCTCCAATTAATCCATCCATACTCCTCTTCTCCATGGCTCCCATCTACACATTGGCATTACTGGgcgcccttcttctcctcctgcaAACTCCTCCATGCTCCTCCGCGACCACTGCAAATGGTGATACTCTCACGGCAGGCCAAGCGCTCACGGTCGGGGACAATCTCGTCTCAAAGAACGGCAAGTTCGCGCTCGGCTTCTTCCAGTTCCAGGCAGCAAGCAGCAACGTCAGTAAGTCCAAAAACACCACCACCTCCCCCAACTGGTACCTTGGCATATGGTTCAACAAGATACCGGTTTTTACTACCGTGTGGGTTGCTAATCGGGAGAAACCAATCACCGACCCCAAAAGCAACTCAACACACCTCACAATCTCAAGGGATGGCAATCTTGTCATCCTACACCATGCCGTTGTAATCTGGTCCACCAAGATTGTTGTTACCAATAGGACAGCACGAACCAATAGGACAAACACCACTAGCGTAGTTCTCATGAACAGTGCAAACCTAGCACTCACAGAAAGTCCATCGTCATCTGATGCACCGTTGTGGCAGAGCTTCGACTACCCAACAGATGTTGTGCTTCCTGGCGCCAAGTTTGGCTGGAACAAGCTCACCGGTTTGAACCGCCGGGGCATCTCAAAGAAGAGCCTCATTGATCCAGGGCTCGGCTCCTATAGTGTTGAGCTAGAAACCAGTGGCAACGGGATAATCCTCAAGCGCCGCAAACCCTCAGTGATGTATCGGAATTATGCACCCGAATCCTCATCAATATTGAAACTCATGCCAAGAATTATCAAGCTTCTTCAATTGGATCCGCTTTCCAAAGCTTTGATCCTCCCACAATATCATAATGACACAGAAGAGGAGTATTACATGTACACTTCACCGGATGAGTCATCTTCCACATTTCTCTCACTAGATGTCTCCGGTCAGATCAAGCTGAATATTTGGTCACAAGACAAGCAATCTTGGCAACCCATATTGGCCGACCCTATTGATGTCTGCACTCCGGCTGCTACCTGTGGACCTTTCACGGTCTGCAATGGCAATGCACAGCCACCATGTGACTGCATGGGGAGCTTCTCTAAGAAGTCGCCATGGGATTGGCAGCTTGAGGATCGAACAGAGGGATGCATCAGAAATACACCGCTAAATTGCACCAATAACAAGAACACGACAAGTTCAACAGACACATTCCACCCCATTGCTCGGGTTACACTGCCCTACGACCCGCAGAGCATAGACGCTGCTGCCACTCAAAGCAAGTGTGAGGAAGCCTGTCTCGGTTCCTGCTCTTGCACTGCTTATTCCTATAACAATAGCATATGCTCTGTCTGGCATGGGAAGCTGCTTGGTGTAAGTCTGAATGATGGCGTTGAAATTAATTCTGAAGATATCCTTTACCTTCGCCTTGCCGCCAAAGATCTGCCAACAAGTCTGCAAAAGGATAAAAGAAAACCAAATGTTGGAGTTGTTACTGCTGCTAGCATTACAAGTTTTGGGTTACTAATGCTCATGCTGTTATTAGTGATTTGGAGGAACAAACTCTGGTGCTGTGGTTCTCCATTGCACGGCAATCAAGGCACTAGTGGGATTATAGCGTTTAGATACACCGATTTAGCTCATGCTACTAAAAACTTCTCTGAAAAGCTGGGAGGTGGTGGTTTTGGTTCTGTATATAAGGGAGTGCTAAGTGATTCAACTACAGTAATAGCAGTGAAAAGGCTTGATGGTACCCGTCAGGGAGAGAAACAATTCAGAGCCGAGGTGAGCTCAATTGGACTAATCCAACATATCAACCTAGTCAAATTGATTGGTTTCTGCTGCGAAGGTGGTAATAGGTTACTTGTGtatgaacacatgaaaaatggATCTCTTGATGCTCACATATTTAAGAGCAATGCCGATGTCCTAAATTGGAACATCAGGTACCAGATAGTCATAGGAGTTGCTAGAGGACTATCCTACTTGCATCAGAGTTGCCGCGAGTGCATCATACACTGTGATATTAAGCCAGAAAACATACTTCTCGATGCGTCATTTTTCCCTAAGGTTGGAGACTTTGGAATGGCAGCATTCGTGGGAAGGAATTTTAGCCGAGTTCTGACTACATTCCGAGGAACCATAGGCTATCTTGCCCCAGAGTGGCTTAGCGGAGTTGCTGTTACACCAAAAGTTGATGTTTATAGCTTTGGCATGGTAATGCTGGAAATCATATCAGGAAGGAGGAATTCACCTGAAGCATATAGTGGCAGCGGTGATCATGTTGAATATTTTCCAGTGCGAGCCATTAGCATCCTTCATGGGGGAAATGTGCAGGGCTTGGTGGATCCACAATTACATGGCCAATTTGATTTGGAACAGGCTGAATTGGTTGCCAAAGTAGCATTATGGTGCATCCAAGATAATGAGTTCAATCGACCGACGATGAGTGAAGTGGTTCTGGTTCTTGAGGGTCTCCAGGAGATTGATATGCCCCCGATGCCAAGACTACTTGCAGCTATAACTGAACGCCCTGGTTCGGCTCTAATGTAA
- the LOC100842898 gene encoding putative aconitate hydratase, cytoplasmic yields the protein MPPLASSLLSRSAAGPVSSARVTAAAAVAAVSKPVAASEPAASPPVTPTPTAGTSSSPRSPFASGLAGRLFGGRRAAARSSSSAAAVFERRFASAATKNSYDEILTSLAKPGGGADFGKYYSLPRLADPRIDRLPYSIRILLESAIRNCDEFQVTGKDVEKILDWENSATKQVEIPFKPARVLLQDFTGVPAVVDLACMRDAMSKLGSDPNKINPLVPVDLVIDHSVQVDVARSQNAVQANMELEFSRNKERFGFLKWGSTAFNNMLVVPPGSGIVHQVNLEYLARVVFNNGGILYPDSVVGTDSHTTMIDGLGVAGWGVGGIEAEATMLGQPMSMVLPGVVGFKLTGKLKNGVTATDLVLTVTQMLRKHGVVGKFVEFYGGGMSELSLADRATIANMSPEYGATMGFFPVDAKTLDYLKLTGRSDDTVAMIETYLRANNMFVDYNQVQAERVYSSYLELNLEEVEPCLSGPKRPHDRVTLKNMKSDWLSCLDNDVGFKGFAVPKESQGKVADFSFHGTPAKIKHGDVVIAAITSCTNTSNPNVMLGAALVAKKACELGLEVKPWIKTSLAPGSGVVKKYLDKSGLQKYLDQLGFNIVGYGCTTCIGNSGDLDESVAAAISENDVVAAAVLSGNRNFEGRVHALTRANYLASPPLVVAYALAGTVNIDFEKEPVGISKDGKEVYFRDIWPTTEEISEVVKSSVLPDMFKSTYEAITKGNPMWNELPVSASTLYPWDSSSTYIHEPPYFKDMTMTPPGARPVKDAYCLLNFGDSITTDHISPAGSIHPESPAAKFLSERNVERKDFNSYGSRRGNDEIMARGTFANIRLVNKFLKGEVGPKTIHIPSGEKLAVFDAAMKYKNEGHDTIILAGAEYGSGSSRDWAAKGPMLQGVKAVIAKSFERIHRSNLAGMGIIPLCFKAGEDADTLGLTGHERFTIQLPTNVSDIKPGQDVTVTTDAGKSFTCTLRFDTEVELAYYTNGGILPYVIRKIAAEP from the exons ATGCCTCCGCTCGCgagctccctcctctcccgctccgccgcggggcccgtctcctccgcccgcgtcaccgccgccgccgcggtagCCGCGGTCTCCAAGCCCGTCGCTGCCTCGGAGCCGGCCGCCTCCCCGCCTGTTACTCCTACTCCTACGGCAGGTACGAGCTCGAGCCCGCGGTCGCCGTTCGCGTCGGGCCTCGCGGGCCGTCTcttcggcggccgccgcgccgctgcccgctcctcgtcctccgccgccgccgtcttcgagCGCCGATTCGCCTCCGCGG CCACGAAGAACTCGTACGATGAAATCCTCACGAGCCTCGCCAAGCCGGGAGGGGGAGCGGACTTCGGGAAGTACTACAGCCTACCGCGGCTCGCCGATCCGCGCATTG atCGGCTCCCCTACTCGATAAGGATTCTTCTCGAGTCAGCAATCAGAAACTGTGATGAGTTCCAGGTCACCGGGAAGGATGTTGAGAAGATCCTAGACTGGGAGAACAGCGCAACGAAGCAAGTCGAAATCCCGTTCAAGCCAGCCCGTGTCCTCCTCCAG GATTTCACTGGTGTACCGGCAGTTGTTGATCTTGCTTGTATGCGGGATGCTATGAGTAAACTTGGCAGCGACCCGAACAAAATTAATCCTCTG GTACCTGTCGATCTTGTTATTGATCATTCAGTCCAAGTCGATGTGGCAAGATCGCAAAATGCTGTACAGGCAAATATGGAGCTTGAGTTCAGTCGTAACAAGGAGCGGTTTGGGTTTCTGAAATGGGGTTCCACTGCATTCAATAACATGCTTGTTGTTCCACCTGGATCTGGAATTGTCCACCAG GTGAATCTTGAATATCTGGCCAGGGTCGTATTTAACAATGGTGGGATCCTTTACCCTGATAGTGTTGTCGGCACTGACTCTCACACAACTATGATAGATGGTCTCGGTGTTGCTGGATGGGGAGTTGGCGGTATAGAGGCAGAAGCTACAATGCTTGGCCAG CCAATGAGCATGGTCTTGCCTGGAGTTGTCGGTTTCAAGTTAACAGGGAAGTTGAAGAATGGAGTTACAGCCACAGATTTGGTTCTAACAGTGACTCAAATGCTTCGGAAACATGGTGTTGTTGGAAAGTTTGTTGAATTTTATG GGGGTGGTATGAGTGAACTATCACTGGCTGATAGGGCTACTATTGCAAACATGTCACCTGAATATGGTGCAACTATGGGTTTCTTTCCAGTTGATGCAAAGACATTGGACTACTTGAAGCTAACTGGCAGAAGCGACGATACT GTGGCCATGATAGAGACTTACCTGCGCGCCAACAATATGTTCGTTGACTACAACCAG GTTCAAGCCGAAAGAGTGTATTCCTCTTATCTGGAACTTAACTTGGAAGAGGTAGAGCCATGTCTGTCAGGACCAAAACG GCCTCATGATCGAGTTAcattgaagaacatgaagtCAGATTGGCTCTCTTGCCTCGACAATGATGTAGGATTCAAG GGTTTTGCTGTCCCCAAGGAATCACAGGGTAAAGTTGCTGACTTTTCGTTCCATGGGACGCCAGCAAAGATAAAGCATGGTGATGTTGTAATTGCGGCTATCACCAGTTGCACTAACACATCAAATCCTAATGTAATGCTGGGAGCTGCTTTGGTTGCCAAAAAGGCTTGTGAACTTGGCCTCGAG GTAAAACCATGGATTAAGACAAGCCTTGCGCCAGGTTCTGGTGTTGTCAAGAAGTACTTGGACAAGAG TGGTCTGCAGAAATATCTAGACCAGCTCGGCTTCAATATTGTGGGCTATGGTTGTACAACCTGCATTGGAAACTCCGGAGATCTTGATGAATCCGTGGCTGCTGCAATTTCTGAAAATG ATGTTGTCGCTGCTGCTGTGTTGTCCGGAAATAGGAATTTTGAGGGACGTGTACATGCATTAACCAGAGCAAATTATCTTGCTTCTCCTCCATTGGTTGTTGCCTATGCCCTCGCTGGCACG GTTAAtattgattttgagaaagaACCAGTTGGCATCTCAAAAGATGGGAAAGAGGTTTACTTCAGGGATATTTGGCCTACCACTGAAGAGATTTCTGAG GTTGTCAAGTCAAGCGTGCTCCCTGACATGTttaagagcacatacgaggcaaTCACCAAAGGAAATCCTATGTGGAATGAGCTGCCAGTATCTGCAAGCACTCTGTACCCATGGGATTCATCGTCTACATACATCCACGAGCCTCCATATTTCAAGGATATGACAATGACCCCTCCTGGTGCTAGGCCTGTGAAAGATGCATATTGCCTTCTCAACTTTGGTGACAGTATTACAACTGATCACATTTCCCCTGCCGGAAGCATCCACCCAGAGAGTCCAGCTGCCAAATTTCTATCGGAGCGTAATGTTGAACGGAAGGACTTCAACTCATATGGCAGCCGACGAGGGAACGATGAGATCATGGCTAGGGGTACTTTTGCAAACATTCGCCTTGTGAACAAATTCTTGAAGGGAGAGGTTGGACCGAAAACCATCCATATTCCATCAGGGGAGAAGCTTGCTGTTTTTGATGCTGCTATG aaatACAAGAATGAAGGGCATGATACTATCATCCTGGCTGGTGCTGAGTATGGCAGTGGAAGCTCTAGGGATTGGGCTGCAAAGGGTCCAATGCTCCAG GGAGTCAAGGCCGTGATAGCCAAGAGTTTCGAAAGGATTCATCGTAGCAATCTCGCTGGCATGGGCATCATCCCGCTATGCTTCAAGGCAGGGGAGGATGCCGACACCCTTGGCCTAACTGGCCATGAACGCTTCACGATCCAGCTTCCGACCAATGTGAGTGACATCAAGCCTGGCCAAGATGTTACTGTGACAACCGATGCCGGGAAGTCATTCACGTGCACACTCCGCTTTGACACTGAG GTGGAGCTCGCATACTACACCAACGGAGGTATTCTACCATACGTCATCAGGAAGATCGCCGCCGAACCATAG
- the LOC100843202 gene encoding dnaJ homolog subfamily C member 17 — protein sequence MAATGQVGDDVDHYEVLRLPSGEEGAALSVEQIEKAYRTQSRLRHPDKRPDDPNATADFQSLASSYKFLRDESLRRQFDARLRGRREAAARAAATGVKRRKAVADLEERERAFAAGGGLSVDPAEVAKREDKRKAADIKRELDEFLAAKQSGATGAASTSAYGDKKGGTPENGGKTDKGKILKVSWQDGADNYTAAKLDEIFKQFGKVEDIVIKTRRSKSSGSAIVVMASKEAAELALKSDFVYLPLKVSTMGGLPGSTQTSELRTSNIEGAGFNDLEASVFRKLQEAQKRKKM from the exons atggcggcgacggggcAGGTCGGTGACGATGTAGATCACTACGAGGTACTCCGCCTCCCGTCCGGCGAGGAAGGCGCGGCGCTGAGCGTCGAGCAGATCGAGAAGGCCTACCGCACCCAGTCGCGGCTCCGTCACCCCGACAAGCGCCCCGACGACCCCAACGCCACCGCCGACTTCCAGAGCCTCGCCAGCTCGTACAAGTTCCTCCGGGACGAGTCCCTCCGCCGGCAGTTCGACGCccgcctccgcggccgccgcgaggccgccgcccgcgcggcCGCCACAGGGGTCAAGCGACGGAAGGCCGTGGCAGACCTAGAGGAGCGCGAGcgcgccttcgccgccggcggaggccTGTCTGTCGACCCTGCCGAGGTTGCTAAGCGAGAGGACAAGCGGAAAGCTGCCGACATTAAGCGTGAACTGGATGAGTTCTTGGCGGCCAAGCAGTCGGGCGCCACGGGCGCTGCTTCCACTTCG GCTTATGGAGATAAGAAGGGTGGAACTCCAGAAAATGGAGGAAAAACAGACAAGGGAAAGATCTTGAAGGTTTCATGGCAAGATGGTGCAGATAATTACACTGCAGCAAAGCTGGATGAAATCTTTAAGCAATTTGGCAAGGTTGAAGATATTGTGATCAAGACCCGGAGATCGAAGAGTAGTGGTTCAGCAATTGTTGTGATGGCTTCCAAAGAGGCAGCA GAATTGGCACTGAAGAGCGATTTTGTATACTTACCTTTAAAGGTCAGCACTATGGGCGGGTTACCAGGGTCAACTCAAACATCTGAACTGAGGACAAGCAACATTGAAGGAGCTGGATTCAATGATTTGGAAGCATCGGTATTCCGGAAACTTCAAGAG Gcccagaaaagaaagaaaatgtga
- the LOC100843502 gene encoding pentatricopeptide repeat-containing protein At4g35130, chloroplastic codes for MATPLVTSSSSRHAHASSTTYASQHLAASTSKEPPPRVRPKRGPSLKSLVLSHAAAGRMHDALAAVRSSPDAFLHNVVIRGFADAGLPEAALAAYRAMLAAGARPDRFTFPVVVKCCARLGALEEGRAAHSAAIRLGLVGSEVYTGNSLLAFYAKLGMVADAERVFDGMPVRDIVTWNSMVDGYVSNGLGALALDCFREMHEGLQVQHDGVGIIAALAACCLDSALMQGREVHAYVIRHGLEQDVKVGTSLLDMYCKCGAIASAEGMFATMPSRTVVTWNCMIGGYALNGCPEEAFDCFVQMKAEGHQVEVVTAINLLAACAQTESSLYGRSVHGYVTRSQFLPHVVLETALLEMYSKVGKVKSSETIFGQMTNKTLVSWNNMIAAYMYKEMYNEAITLFLELLNQPLYPDYFTMSAVVPAFVLLGLLRQCRQMHSYIVRLDYGENTLVTNAVMHMYARCGDVVSSRKIFDKMAGKDVISWNTIIMGYAIHGQGKIALEMFSEMKSNGLQPNESTFVSVLTACSVSGMADEGWIQFNLMQRDYGIIPQIEHYGCMTDLLGRAGDLREVLKFIESIPITPTFRIWGSLLTASRNRNDIDIAEYAAERIFELEHDNTGCYVILSSMYADAGRWEDVQRIRSSMMEKGLRRTDARSIVELHGSSCSFVNGDMTHPQSKTIHEVSDVLSRKIGETDYPRNLSDPISLTSRRTIIPNKHSVRLAVVFGLISSEARAPILVKKNVRICNHCHHALKLISKYSRRRIVVGDTNIYHEFLDGSCCCGDYW; via the coding sequence ATGGCCACGCCGCTcgtcacctcctcctcctcccgccacGCCCatgcctcctccaccacctaCGCCTCCCAGCACCTCGCGGCCTCGACCTCCAAGGAGCCCCCGCCGCGCGTGCGGCCCAAGCGCGGGCCCAGCCTCAAGTCGCTCGTCCtctcccacgccgccgccggccgcatGCACGACGCCCTCGCGGCCGTGCGGAGCAGCCCGGACGCGTTCCTACACAACGTCGTGATCCGGGGTTTCGCCGACGCGGGCCTCCCGGAAGCCGCGCTAGCCGCCTACCGCGCCATGCTGGCCGCCGGGGCGCGGCCCGACCGCTTCACTTTCCCCGTCGTCGTCAAGTGCTGCGCGCGCCTCGGCGCGCTCGAGGAAGGCCGCGCGGCGCATTCGGCGGCGATCAGGCTCGGTCTCGTGGGCTCCGAGGTGTACACGGGCAACTCGCTCCTCGCGTTCTACGCGAAGCTCGGCATGGTGGCGGACGCCGAGAGGGTGTTCGATGGAATGCCGGTCAGGGACATCGTCACCTGGAACTCGATGGTGGACGGGTACGTGTCGAACGGGCTGGGGGCGCTGGCACTGGACTGCTTCAGGGAGATGCACGAGGGGCTGCAAGTGCAGCATGACGGTGTTGGGATCATAGCCGCCCTCGCCGCTTGCTGCTTGGACTCAGCGTTGATGCAAGGGCGGGAGGTCCATGCCTATGTGATCCGGCACGGTCTGGAGCAAGATGTCAAGGTTGGCACTTCTCTTCTTGACATGTACTGCAAATGTGGCGCCATTGCTTCTGCTGAGGGCATGTTTGCAACGATGCCGTCGAGGACCGTCGTGACATGGAATTGTATGATTGGTGGGTATGCGCTGAATGGATGTCCTGAGGAGGCGTTTGATTGCTTCGTGCAAATGAAGGCAGAAGGACACCAGGTGGAAGTTGTCACCGCTATCAATTTGCTGGCTGCCTGTGCTCAGACTGAGAGCTCACTGTATGGAAGGAGCGTTCACGGTTACGTAACTAGGAGTCAGTTTCTTCCTCATGTTGTGCTTGAGACTGCTCTTCTCGAGATGTACAGCAAAGTTGGCAAAGTGAAATCGTCTGAAACGATATTTGGTCAGATGACAAACAAGACTCTGGTATCATGGAATAATATGATCGCTGCCTACATGTACAAGGAGATGTATAATGAAGCAATCACATTGTTCCTGGAGTTACTCAATCAGCCTCTTTATCCTGATTATTTCACCATGTCGGCAGTAGTGCCAGCATTTGTTTTGCTGGGGTTACTGAGGCAGTGCAGGCAAATGCACAGCTACATTGTCAGGTTAGATTACGGAGAGAACACTCTCGTTACGAATGCAGTTATGCATATGTATGCTAGGTGTGGTGATGTTGTGTCCTCAAGGAAGATATTTGACAAAATGGCAGGTAAGGATGTCATCTCTTGGAACACAATAATAATGGGGTATGCGATTCATGGCCAGGGGAAAATTGCATTGGAGATGTTCTCTGAGATGAAAAGTAATGGCCTGCAACCAAATGAGAGTACCTTTGTCTCCGTGTTAACTGCTTGCAGTGTCTCGGGCATGGCAGATGAAGGCTGGATTCAGTTCAATTTGATGCAACGTGACTATGGTATCATCCCACAGATTGAGCACTACGGATGCATGACTGATCTTCTGGGTCGGGCAGGTGATCTTAGAGAGGTGCTGAAATTCATTGAAAGTATACCAATAACTCCAACATTCAGGATATGGGGTTCCCTATTGACTGCAAGTAGGAACAGGAATGATATAGATATAGCAGAATATGCAGCAGAGAGGATATTCGAACTAGAGCATGACAACACAGGTTGCTATGTTATTCTTTCTTCCATGTATGCTGATGCTGGGAGATGGGAGGATGTGCAACGAATAAGATCATCGATGATGGAGAAGGGGTTGCGAAGGACGGATGCAAGAAGCATAGTTGAGCTTCATGGTAGCTCCTGCAGTTTTGTTAACGGAGACATGACACACCCTCAGAGCAAGACGATTCATGAAGTGTCTGACGTTCTGTCGAGAAAGATTGGAGAAACAGATTACCCACGAAATCTGTCTGATCCAATCTCTTTGACGTCAAGGAGAACCATAATTCCTAACAAGCATAGTGTCAGGCTGGCTGTTGTCTTCGGTCTGATATCATCTGAGGCTAGAGCTCCAATTCTTGTCAAGAAGAATGTGCGAATATGCAACCACTGCCATCATGCGCTAAAGTTGATATCGAAATATTCAAGACGAAGGATTGTTGTTGGCGACACAAATATATACCATGAATTCTTGGATGGCTCTTGTTGCTGTGGCGACTACTGGTGA
- the LOC100843808 gene encoding uncharacterized protein LOC100843808, with protein MAVATRARGSELLRALAATRGPPPAAAAAAQLRSIHEGPDTIDELLDRHLSKKSPSSSSSLLDDDAAEALARRRLTSTRREALALYRDILRAARLFEWPDERGVPWREALRANARREFEEARGERDPEVVARLLIGGRDAVEQALERVAEASRRAVQAEEAKRRGGA; from the coding sequence ATGGCCGTGGCCACACGCGCCCGCGGCTCCGAGCTCCTCCGCGCCCTGGCCGCCACGAGGGGTCCcccgccggcagcggcagcggcagcgcagCTCCGATCCATCCACGAGGGGCCAGACACCATCGACGAGCTCCTCGACCGCCACCTCTCCAAGAAgagcccctcctcctcctcctccctcctcgacgacgacgcggcggaggccctggcgcggcggcggctgacgAGCACGCGGCGGGAGGCGCTGGCGCTGTACCGGGACATCCTCCGCGCCGCGCGGCTCTTCGAGTGGCCCGACGAGCGCGGCGTGCCGTGGCGGGAGGCCCTGCGCGCCAACGCGCGGCGCGAGTTCGAGGAGGCCCGCGGCGAGCGCGACCCGGAGGTGGTGGCGCGGCTCCTCATCGGCGGCCGCGACGCCGTCGAGCAGGCCCTGGAGCGCGTCGCCGAggcctcccgccgcgccgtccAGGCCGAGGAAGCCAAGCGCCGAGGCGGGGCCTAG
- the LOC100826003 gene encoding uncharacterized protein At4g08330, chloroplastic: MAQAPAPAPATTSYGCAACGADLNLSSAHLYPAGVYFEAGNKGTLSFSWADESRLRLAAEDRIRPFFETLDYWGIQRKRTRISCDACGRLLGHVYDDGPPVMEGTGQFGMGPSQVVPRRPRYRFKIKAVTPIAGGGAASSAEAASA, translated from the coding sequence ATGGCCcaggctccggctccggctccggcgaccaCTTCCTACGGCTGCGCGGCGTGCGGAGCCGACCTGAACCTGTCCTCGGCGCACCTGTACCCGGCGGGGGTCTACTTCGAGGCCGGGAACAAGGGCACGCTGTCCTTCTCGTGGGCGGACGAGTCGCGGCTCCGGTTGGCGGCGGAGGACAGGATCCGCCCCTTCTTCGAGACGCTCGACTACTGGGGCATCCAGCGGAAGCGCACCCGGATCAGCTGCGACGCCTgcggccgcctcctcggccacgTCTACGACGACGGGCCGCCGGTCATGGAAGGCACCGGGCAGTTCGGGATGGGCCCTAGCCAGGTCgtgcctcgccggcccaggTACCGGTTCAAGATCAAGGCCGTCACGcccatcgccggcggcggcgcggccagtTCTGCCGAGGCTGCCTCCGCCTAG